A DNA window from Patagioenas fasciata isolate bPatFas1 chromosome 1, bPatFas1.hap1, whole genome shotgun sequence contains the following coding sequences:
- the RWDD2B gene encoding RWD domain-containing protein 2B isoform X3 — translation MANQEEAEIQISELDLLSSMFPYEDEFIVTDQLAVAELKHYVENESAEMPSSKVQFILNVKPEISNASMVEFSMTCALPLKYPTVLPEITVRSSLLSRSQQIHLNSDLKTYLMQNCSGEPCMLSAREWVKDHAAAYIDKELSSSSVTTSNAVQSEDITFTRLWIYSHHIYNKQKRKNIIDWAKELSLSGFCMPGKPGVVCVEGLQTSCEEFWSRVKRLTWKRILIRHREDVSLEGGGHADIQKHRKFSTLEEKSFDAHGARGNHMDLGQLYHFLEEKGCADIFQMYFGVEGH, via the exons ATGGCTAACCAAGAAGAAGCTGAGATACAAATTTCGGAATTAGATTTACTCTCGAGCATGTTTCCTTATGAGGATGAGTTCATTGTGACTGAccagctggctgtggcagaacTAAAGCACTATGTTGAAAATGAATCTGCAGAGATGCCATCTTCAAAAGTTCAGTTTATACTGAATGTAAAGCCAGAGATCTCTAATGCTTCTATG GTGGAATTCTCTATGACGTGTGCCTTACCGTTAAAATATCCAACTGTTCTACCAGAAATTACTGTGAG gtCATCATTATTAAGCCGATCTCAGCAGATTCACCTGAACTCTGATCTGAAAACGTATTTGATGCAAAACTGCAGTGGTGAGCCCTGCATGTTGAGTGCAAGGGAATGGGTTAAAGACCATGCAGCTGCTTACATTGACAAAGAACTTTCATCTTCCTCAGTGACAACATCAAATGCTGTGCAGTCAGAAGACATCACGTTCACTCGATTGTGGATCTATAGTCATCACATTTACAACaagcaaaaaagaaagaatattatTGACTGGGCCAAGGAACTCTCTCTGTCAGGTTTTTGCATGCCAGGGAAACCAGGTGTTGTTTGTGTAGAAGGTCTACAAACTAGTTGTGAAGAATTCTGGTCAAG AGTGAAAAGATTAACGTGGAAAAGAATTCTCATTCGTCACAGAGAAGATGTTTCTTTGGAAGGTGGAGGACATGCTGACATTCAGAAACATAGAAAGTTTTCCACTTTGGAAGAAAAATCTTTTGATGCACATGGTGCCAGAGGAAATCATATGGATTTGGGGCAGCTATAtcattttttagaagaaaaaggatGTGCTGACATTTTTCAAATGTACTTTGGGGTTGAAGGGCATTGA
- the RWDD2B gene encoding RWD domain-containing protein 2B isoform X1: MDCHEVSSSSGLPSIYEPVLMSLVIRLETTGMANQEEAEIQISELDLLSSMFPYEDEFIVTDQLAVAELKHYVENESAEMPSSKVQFILNVKPEISNASMVEFSMTCALPLKYPTVLPEITVRSSLLSRSQQIHLNSDLKTYLMQNCSGEPCMLSAREWVKDHAAAYIDKELSSSSVTTSNAVQSEDITFTRLWIYSHHIYNKQKRKNIIDWAKELSLSGFCMPGKPGVVCVEGLQTSCEEFWSRVKRLTWKRILIRHREDVSLEGGGHADIQKHRKFSTLEEKSFDAHGARGNHMDLGQLYHFLEEKGCADIFQMYFGVEGH, encoded by the exons ATGGACTGTCACGAAGTATCTTCATCCTCTGGACTGCCCAGCATATATGAGCCGGTTTTGATGAGCTTGGTTAtaaggctg GAAACAACAGGAATGGCTAACCAAGAAGAAGCTGAGATACAAATTTCGGAATTAGATTTACTCTCGAGCATGTTTCCTTATGAGGATGAGTTCATTGTGACTGAccagctggctgtggcagaacTAAAGCACTATGTTGAAAATGAATCTGCAGAGATGCCATCTTCAAAAGTTCAGTTTATACTGAATGTAAAGCCAGAGATCTCTAATGCTTCTATG GTGGAATTCTCTATGACGTGTGCCTTACCGTTAAAATATCCAACTGTTCTACCAGAAATTACTGTGAG gtCATCATTATTAAGCCGATCTCAGCAGATTCACCTGAACTCTGATCTGAAAACGTATTTGATGCAAAACTGCAGTGGTGAGCCCTGCATGTTGAGTGCAAGGGAATGGGTTAAAGACCATGCAGCTGCTTACATTGACAAAGAACTTTCATCTTCCTCAGTGACAACATCAAATGCTGTGCAGTCAGAAGACATCACGTTCACTCGATTGTGGATCTATAGTCATCACATTTACAACaagcaaaaaagaaagaatattatTGACTGGGCCAAGGAACTCTCTCTGTCAGGTTTTTGCATGCCAGGGAAACCAGGTGTTGTTTGTGTAGAAGGTCTACAAACTAGTTGTGAAGAATTCTGGTCAAG AGTGAAAAGATTAACGTGGAAAAGAATTCTCATTCGTCACAGAGAAGATGTTTCTTTGGAAGGTGGAGGACATGCTGACATTCAGAAACATAGAAAGTTTTCCACTTTGGAAGAAAAATCTTTTGATGCACATGGTGCCAGAGGAAATCATATGGATTTGGGGCAGCTATAtcattttttagaagaaaaaggatGTGCTGACATTTTTCAAATGTACTTTGGGGTTGAAGGGCATTGA
- the RWDD2B gene encoding RWD domain-containing protein 2B isoform X2, producing MDCHEVSSSSGLPSIYEPVLMSLVIRLETTGMANQEEAEIQISELDLLSSMFPYEDEFIVTDQLAVAELKHYVENESAEMPSSKVQFILNVKPEISNASMVEFSMTCALPLKYPTVLPEITVRSSLLSRSQQIHLNSDLKTYLMQNCSVTTSNAVQSEDITFTRLWIYSHHIYNKQKRKNIIDWAKELSLSGFCMPGKPGVVCVEGLQTSCEEFWSRVKRLTWKRILIRHREDVSLEGGGHADIQKHRKFSTLEEKSFDAHGARGNHMDLGQLYHFLEEKGCADIFQMYFGVEGH from the exons ATGGACTGTCACGAAGTATCTTCATCCTCTGGACTGCCCAGCATATATGAGCCGGTTTTGATGAGCTTGGTTAtaaggctg GAAACAACAGGAATGGCTAACCAAGAAGAAGCTGAGATACAAATTTCGGAATTAGATTTACTCTCGAGCATGTTTCCTTATGAGGATGAGTTCATTGTGACTGAccagctggctgtggcagaacTAAAGCACTATGTTGAAAATGAATCTGCAGAGATGCCATCTTCAAAAGTTCAGTTTATACTGAATGTAAAGCCAGAGATCTCTAATGCTTCTATG GTGGAATTCTCTATGACGTGTGCCTTACCGTTAAAATATCCAACTGTTCTACCAGAAATTACTGTGAG gtCATCATTATTAAGCCGATCTCAGCAGATTCACCTGAACTCTGATCTGAAAACGTATTTGATGCAAAACTGCAGTG TGACAACATCAAATGCTGTGCAGTCAGAAGACATCACGTTCACTCGATTGTGGATCTATAGTCATCACATTTACAACaagcaaaaaagaaagaatattatTGACTGGGCCAAGGAACTCTCTCTGTCAGGTTTTTGCATGCCAGGGAAACCAGGTGTTGTTTGTGTAGAAGGTCTACAAACTAGTTGTGAAGAATTCTGGTCAAG AGTGAAAAGATTAACGTGGAAAAGAATTCTCATTCGTCACAGAGAAGATGTTTCTTTGGAAGGTGGAGGACATGCTGACATTCAGAAACATAGAAAGTTTTCCACTTTGGAAGAAAAATCTTTTGATGCACATGGTGCCAGAGGAAATCATATGGATTTGGGGCAGCTATAtcattttttagaagaaaaaggatGTGCTGACATTTTTCAAATGTACTTTGGGGTTGAAGGGCATTGA